From Aspergillus fumigatus Af293 chromosome 3, whole genome shotgun sequence, a single genomic window includes:
- a CDS encoding putative transporter, producing MAADEVNGAPVLEGHDTKAFPKSVAAEASTSSLSSDEPRRYKNADSAFDTSEDPRYYKPIPTYEGIHRWDPDFEWTEEEEKRLIRKIDLRVCTFACVTFFALQLDRGNVVQALSDNMLGDLGMNTNDYNTGQTIFFLCFLFAELPSQLISKALGPDRWIPIQMVCWSLIAAFQSLIKGKSAYFACRALLGLFEGGFIPDTILFLSFWYKSKELPIRLSYFWVSYEATAIVGAFLAFGFLHIRDSDGKGGWRYLFAFEGLITGIIGIIAAFWMPASPTQTKGGFRGKNGWFNEHEEKILVNRVLRDDPSKGGMHNRQAITPKMLWQALGDYDMWIIYLLGLTWLIPNTPATSYITLQLKSLGFKTFETNLLTIPAYAIFIANLLFWTWISERFNVRFLLGVVAEVWCLVLLIALEVLPAEASPWARWVILILLLGAPYIHAIIVAMTSRNAGTVRTRTVASALYNMMVQTSNIIANNIYRENDKPYYRTGNKVLIALAVYSLVLFVVARFYYEWRNKTKAQKWNAMSSAEREEYLSANKDLGNKRLDFRFVY from the exons ATGGCCGCGGACGAAGTAAATGGAGCGCCTGTTCTGGAGGGACATGACACCAAGGCGTTCCCGAAATCCGTCGCAGCAGAGGCGTCTACATCTTCATTGTCAAGTGATGAGCCCCGACGATACAAAAATGCAGATTCCGCATTTGATACCTCTGAAGACCCGCGGTATTACAAGCCAATTCCGACCTATGAAGGTATCCACCGCTGGGATCCCGATTTCGAGTggaccgaagaagaggagaagagattGATAAGAAAG ATTGATCTGCGCGTCTGCACATTTGCATGTGTGACGTTCTTCGCGCTCCAGCTGGATCGAGGCAATGTCGTCCAGGCACTGTCCGACAATATGCTGGGCGACCTGGGGATGAACACGAATGACTACAACACCGGACAgacgatcttcttcctctgtttcctgTTCGCGGAACTGCCCTCGCAGCTCATCTCCAAGGCACTCGGGCCGGATCGCTGGATCCCCATTCAGATGGTCTGCTGGAGTTTGATCGCCGCTTTCCAGTCTctcatcaagggcaagagcGCGTATTTCGCTTGTCGAGCGCTTCTTGGATTATTCGAGGGCGGATT CATTCCCGACACgatcctcttcctctccttctggTACAAGTCCAAGGAGCTGCCCATCCGCCTGAGCTACTTCTGGGTCTCGTACGAAGCCACCGCCATCGTAGGCGCATTCCTCGCCTTCGGCTTCCTCCACATCCGCGACAGCGACGGCAAAGGCGGCTGGCGCTACCTCTTCGCCTTCGAAGGCCTCATTACAGGAATTATCGGCATCATCGCCGCATTCTGGATGCCTGCGTCCCCGACACAGACGAAAGGCGGCTTTCGCGGAAAGAACGGGTGGTTCAACGAGCACGAGGAAAAGATCCTCGTGAACAGAGTCCTGCGCGACGACCCCAGCAAAGGCGGCATGCATAACCGACAAGCCATCACCCCCAAGATGCTCTGGCAGGCGCTCGGCGACTACGACATGTGGATCATCtatctgctgggtctgaCGTGGCTGATCCCCAACACGCCGGCGACGAGCTACATCACGCTGCAGCTCAAGTCGCTCGGGTTCAAGACCTTCGAGACGAATCTCCTGACTATCCCGGCGTACgcgatcttcatcgccaacCTGCTCTTCTGGACTTGGATCTCGGAGCGGTTCAATGTTCGGTTCCTCTTGGGTGTCGTGGCGGAAGTCTGGTGTCTGGTTCTGCTGATTGCTCTGGAGGTGTTGCCCGCCGAGGCCAGTCCCTGGGCCCGATGGGTCATTTTGATACTTCTTCTTGGGGCGCCGTATATCCATGCGATTATTGTGGCCATGACCTCGAGGAACGCAGGAACAGTGCGGACACGAACGGTTGCCAGCGCGCTGTATAACATGATGGTGCAGACCTCGAATATCATTGCCAACAAT ATCTATCGCGAAAATGACAAACCGTATTACCGGACCGGTAACAAGGTGCTCATTGCCTTGGCGGTATACAGCTTGGTTCTCTTCGTTGTGGCTCGGTTCTACTATGAATGGCGAAACAA AACAAAAGCACAAAAGTGGAACGCCATGTCTAGCGCGGAAAGGGAGGAATATCTTTCTGCGAATAAGGATCTGGGGAATAAGAG ACTCGACTTTAGATTCGTGTATTAG
- a CDS encoding TauD/TfdA dioxygenase family protein has product MAPSLVENVALRTAPVTKLKTDAGFNKENVLGYGEAYSHENEVKGTEKQPPASFPHYLPVWDNETERYPPLTPFEHYDHGKDADPSFPDLLPPGKVQVDNLTPTIGSEVRGVQLSQLTKEGKDQLALYVAQRKVVAFRDQDFAHLPIEKALEFGGYFGRHHIHQTSGAPRGYPEIHLVHRGADDRSGAEFLATRTNTVTWHSDVTFEKQPPGTTFLYLLDGPTSGGDTLFADMVQAYKRLSPEFRKRLHGLKAVHSGIEQINASLNRGGIARREGITSEHPIVRTHPVTGEKALFVNPQFTRYIVGYKKEESDMLLKFLYDHIALSQDLQTRVRWLPGTVVVWDNRVVAHSALFDWEDGQRRHLARITPQAEPPFETPFEGDQ; this is encoded by the exons ATGGCCCCTTCACTGGTTGAAAACGTTGCTCTTCGCACTGCCCCGGTCACCAAGCTCAAGACCGACGCAGGATTCAACAAGGAGAATGTGCTCGGCTATGGCGAGGCCTATAGCCATGAAAACGAGGTGAAAGGCACAGAGAAGCAGCCTCCTGCTTCGTTCCCTCACTATCTTCCCGTGTGGGACAACGAAACGGAGAG ATATCCCCCACTGACGCCGTTTGAGCACTATGACCATGGCAAAGACGCCGATCCCTCCTTTCCTGACCTTCTGCCTCCGGGTAAAGTCCAGGTGGACAACCTCACGCCAACCATTGGCAGTGAAGTTCGTGGCGTCCAGTTGAGCCAGTTGACGAAAGAAGGAAAGGACCAACTGGCCCTCTACGTCGCTCAAAGAAAAGTCGTCG CCTTCCGTGACCAGGATTTTGCCCATCTCCCCATTGAAAAAGCCCTGGAGTTTGGTGGCTACTTCGGCCGACACCATATCCATCAAACCTCCGGAGCTCCCAGAGGCTATCCGGAGATCCACCTCGTGCATCGCGGTGCGGACGACCGGAGTGGTGCCGAGTTTCTGGCTACGCGGACAAATACCGTGACCTGGCACTCGGACGTAACCTTCGAGAAGCAGCCGCCCGGGACGACCTTCCTGTATCTTCTGGATGGCCCGACCAGTGGAGGTGACACTCTCTTTGCAGACATGGTGCAGGCATACAAACGGTTGTCGCCTGAGTTCCGCAAACGGCTGCATGGTCTGAAGGCAGTGCACTCTGGTATCGAGCAGATCAATGCTAGTTTGAACCGAGGGGGAATTGCACGCCGGGAGGGGATCACATCGGAGCATCCGATTGTTAGGACGCATCCT GTTACTGGAGAGAAAGCCCTGTTTGTCAATCCACAAT TTACTCGTTACATTGTGGGatacaagaaagaagagtcGGACATGCTTCTCAAGTTCTTGTATGATCATATCGCGCTCTCGCAGGATCTGCAGACTCGTGTCCGATGGCTTCCTGGAACAGTAGTCGTTTGGGAT AACCGTGTCGTCGCACACTCGGCTCTCTTCGACTGGGAAGATGGCCAGAGGCGTCATCTGGCAAGGATCACTCCTCAGGCAGAGCCACCTTTTGAGACGCCATTTGAGGGTGATCAATAG
- a CDS encoding HECT-type E3 ubiquitin transferase, translating to MPSSPEKSETDVDASLYLHAELLPNIRHITFYISIPANLGSQNIQPLITLSESRRSVSVSLPAPFDHVADTIKLPARVNEASRRVLATSRQGDAATADNDSGVRRREFSFRMQIDEPDDSLPSKDPLIDDFVPWTAADMSPSTRLRCSGCENVILNNPRCADGSGDTSPAGWTWKDLPSGNWAEMMDFWHCHKPDPPEGHRHVEDPNAQTKGYGAANQVVATAGTVLVDVATFLVSEADCGGLKKVQQPTPEESAQKKEISLNCANCNASIGIEDAVAQGWRLFKTSLSASIHDPTTWETHPIETIVAAQLLELIERQSARRFVIHCGRPNGLLLWVFNPDFRYSSSSAEHTISSQRAMKVLFQEVGDVDTILNPARGSSLSLEEVRLPEYVYEAVERDLEARNEMLPASARAFREWKVGALHRSERM from the exons ATGCCTAGTTCCCCAGAGAAGTCCGAGACAGATGTCGACGCGTCCTTGTATCTTCACGCCGAACTCCTCCCGAACATCCGTCACATCACATTTTATATCTCAATACCGGCCAATCTAGGTAGCCAGAACATCCAGCCCCTGATAACCCTCTCAGAATCCCGTCGATCTGTCTCGGTATCTTTACCGGCCCCCTTCGACCATGTGGCAGATACTATCAAGCTACCCGCGCGGGTTAATGAAGCCTCGCGGCGCGTTCTAGCCACCAGTAGACAGGGCGATGCAGCTACAGCGGATAATGACTCGGGAGTCAGGCGACGTGAATTCTCCTTCCGAATGCAGATTGATGAGCCGGACGATTCACTTCCGTCCAAGGATCCGCTCATCGATGACTTCGTTCCCTGGACCGCGGCAGATATGTCTCCGTCGACGAGACTGCGTTGTAGCGGGTGCGAGAATGTCATTCTGAATAATCCTCGATGCGCCGATGGGTCTGGGGATACCAGTCCAGCAGGTTGGACGTGGAAGGACCTGCCGAGCGGGAACTGGGCCGAGATGATGGATTTCTGGCATTGTCATAAACCGGACCCTCCCGAGGGCCACCGCCATGTGGAAGACCCCAATGCTCAGACGAAGGGATACGGCGCGGCGAATCAGGTGGTGGCGACGGCCGGGACGGTCCTCGTGGATGTGGCGACGTTTCTGGTGTCGGAGGCGGATTGCGGGGGATTAAAGAAG GTACAACAACCTACACCTGAAGAGTCCGCccagaagaaagaaatatCCTTGAACTGCGCAAATTGCAACGCCTCGATCGGTATCGAAGACGCCGTAGCTCAGGGCTGGCGACTTTTCAAGACAAGCCTATCCGCCAGCATCCATGACCCAACAACATGGGAGACCCACCCCATCGAGACCATCGTCGCGGCCCAACTCCTCGAGCTCATTGAGCGGCAAAGCGCCCGTCGCTTCGTTATCCACTGTGGCAGGCCAAATGGACTCTTA CTATGGGTCTTCAACCCCGACTTTCGGTACTCCAGCTCCAGCGCAGAACATACCATCTCCTCGCAGCGAGCGATGAAGGTCCTCTTCCAGGAAGTCGGGGACGTAGATACCATTCTGAACCCTGCTCGGGGTTCGTCGCTGTCGTTGGAGGAGGTGAGGCTTCCTGAGTATGTGTACGAGGCTGTTGAGCGGGATCTGGAGGCCAGGAATGAGATGCTGCCGGCTTCTGCAAGGGCATTTCGGGAGTGGAAGGTTGGGGCTTTGCATCGGTCTGAGAGAATGTGA